In Mastomys coucha isolate ucsf_1 unplaced genomic scaffold, UCSF_Mcou_1 pScaffold5, whole genome shotgun sequence, one genomic interval encodes:
- the Ube2g1 gene encoding ubiquitin-conjugating enzyme E2 G1 gives MTELQSALLLRRQLAELNKNPVEGFSAGLIDDNDLYRWEVLIIGPPDTLYEGGVFKAHLTFPKDYPLRPPKMKFITEIWHPNVDKNGDVCISILHEPGEDKYGYEKPEERWLPIHTVETIMISVISMLADPNGDSPANVDAAKEWREDRNGEFKRKVARCVRKSQETAFE, from the exons AACTCAACAAAAATCCAGTGGAAGGCTTTTCAGCAGGTTTAATAGACGACAATGATCTCTATCGTTGGGAAGTCCTTATTATTGGCCCTCCAGATACACTTTA tgaagGTGGTGTTTTTAAGGCTCATCTCACTTTCCCAAAAGATTATCCCCTCCGGCCTCCTAAAATGAAATTCATTACAGAAATTTGGCACCCAAATG TTGATAAAAATGGTGATGTTTGCATTTCTATTCTTCATGAGCCTGGGGAGGATAAATATGGTTATGAGAAGCCAGAGGAACGCTGGTTACCTATCCATACTGTGGAAACCATCATGATTAGTGTCATTTCTATGCTGGCAGATCCTAATGGAGACTCACCTGCAAATGTAGATGCTGCG aaagaatggagggaagacagaaatggagaatttaaaaggaaagttGCCCGCTGTGTAAGAAAAAGCCAAGAAACTGCTTTTGAGTGA